In Plasmodium vivax chromosome 14, whole genome shotgun sequence, the genomic window tttataattaacagagtaaatatttttgttgtaatttttaaatttcatgTTATTCATTATGTTGTCATAAAtgttcccaattttttttttaaaatgtatatgatGTGGATGTtcatacagaaaaaaatatttaaaaatgtgcctcGATTCTTCGTTGGAAAAAGTTGGTATTTTGTTGGCTATCCGCCCATcactcgttttttttgcttttaatttttccttttctgagCTTATTTTGTCAATTAATTTGTTTCTTACTTTGTTTAAAAGTAAATAGTCAAGCCCTTTAACCAAATGGGTATGTTCCGTATCTCCTCCCATAAATTTCGACTCATCAATTGTGTTATTCGCATTGTCATATAGCACACTTGCATCCTTAACATCTTTTACgattccttttctcctttcttcCGCTCTGTCTCtatatttttgctcttccttttcttcactttttttttttttggttaaatATTTCTGCTTTCTCTTCAActtcttctgctccttcagcagcaagttgttttccctttccttcttttccttttcgtagTTGTCAAAAATGAGGCGGAAGTCGCTGTTCGTTAGTTCGCCCGACATGGTGgagtggggaagcggtgaagtggggaagcggtgaagtggggaagcggtgaagtggggaagcggtgaagtggggaagcggtgaagtggggaagcggtgaagtggggaagcggtgaagtggggaagcggtgaagtggggaagcggtgaagtggggaagcggtgaagtggggaagcggtggagtggcaAATCGCTGAAGTGGCAAATCGCtgaagcggcgaagtggAGAACCAGCTCAGCTGCGCAAAAGCTTtcaatttacaaaatggccaTCAAACTTCATTGGAATGACTCCCTCTCCGACCAAACGCTGCTTTTCTGAGACCCCCCGTATGATCACTTACGTTTGTGGTCTCCCCACACGCCTGCCAGTTCGAACTTCTTGCACGCCGCTCCACGTCTGAATTGTCAAAATGTGGACCTCACATCGGGATTCGCCTGCATCTGTGCATGTGCAGAGCAGATTTCCCAAAACGGACTCCCCAATCAGCCGGTCACTCGTTCGCCAAACAGACATACGTGCATAAACGAATAGTGGTCAACTAAGTGGACATGTATGCACGTCTGGTGGGCTACACCACAGCATTCGCCTCTTACCTCCGCTAAcctgcagaaggggggaatCGCCCCAAATcacgaaaaaattgcacaaattaACCAAGCGGAGAGCGGAACGCTGCCCAAACGGCATATAATAACTCCGCATACAGTGAGGAAAAAACGTGAGGCATCCCTTTCCTTCACGTCATTTCACCGCTCAAGTATctgataaaaatgtgaacataACTCACAAAATAGGGTCAAATGATGGGTCCATATGTTGGCAAACTctcacatttaaaaatgtacataagcGCATACATACGGATgggcacatatatataatatactcATTACATTAACGTGGATACGATAGCTGCGAACTGCTGCtgaatgaattttttttttttttcaccggCGATTTATACACGGTCATATGCCGGACCCCTAATTGGCGGCAGAAATGAATATGGTGCTGCGCCTCGCGCGCATTTATTGTACATCTCCTGgtgacgctttttttttttttttttttttttctcctttatgggataaaattaaattcaatttttccaCCGCAAGGGTCCCCGTTCGTgcccttttccattttagaGCCATATACTTTTGATAGTCGGCCCACCTCTGTACAACACCTTAGAGGCATATTTTTACGATGCACTAGCTTGACCCTCTTCTGCTCATGGCCTGCAGCTGGAGACCACACAGGGGTAGGCGATCGCTTGTAAGCTACACGCAGGCCGCATGTACTAATGGTTAGGCGCATGTTTGCCCATATGCATACCGCCCTGTGGCCGGAAGCAGCTTCAGAAAAACACTGCAAAGTGTAACATGACCGTACTGTAAAGAGGAAGCcctgaaaaaaaagaccccCAAAGGGAAGCAGCCCCTACAACGGCCCATAGAAACCATTtagggaaaaacaaaaaaaaaaaaaaaaaaaatcggtgTGAAATGACACCTCGATCAATATGAATCATAGCAGTGCGACAAACCAGCCGGGCGATAATGAACCGAATAACGACAACCCGGATGAGTCCACATACAACCAGAACGACGTTTCTTCCGCAGTTGACGAGCTACATGAAAGAAACAGCACCACAAATGATAATGTGCCAAATGGCAACTTTGGTGAGCACCCCCCCAATTATGATGGAGGCCCGAATGATGACACCGATAAGTTGAACTCCCCCGATGGGCATGCCGAGGGGAGCAACGAACCGAATATCGAAGCAAACGCGAATGGTGAAAATGTTAGTGGCGACGCAGGGGAGGCGAGAAACCAAGGTGACAGCCTGAACAGTGCAGGCATCCCCGCTGGGGGCCTGATGAACCAAATGAACAACGCCATGTACAACCCCAGCATGCTCTACAACATGCAGAACATGCAGAATATGCAGAACAACGCGATGATGATGCCTGGTGGAAAAAACTTTAACGGCAAATTCCCAATGAATATGAACCCACCCATGAACATGTTTCCAAACAGCAATGACATGATGACGAATCCGCTACGCATGCCCATGTTCCCAGGGCAACCAAACCCCATGATGTTTAACAACCCTATGCACTACATGAACAGCAAAGCGTATATGAAGCACCTGAAATACAATAAAGTCATTACAGCCGATCCTAGTATACCCCCAAATGAAACCTTGTACGTAAAAAACCTAAATGACAGAATCAAAATagacgaaatgaaaaaaaatttaaaagatttATTTAAGCAGTATGGGGTAATCGAAGACCTGGTTGTTATGAAatcattttggagaaaagGACAAGCATGGGTTGTGTATGACAACGTCGAAAGCTCAACGAAAGCGCTAAATGCCCTACAAGGATTTGTTCTATTTGGAAAAATCATGCAGATAAATTACTCTCATAACAAAAGTGATGTGCACTCAAAGAGAGATGGTACCTTTGTCGAAAGATCCA contains:
- a CDS encoding U1A small nuclear ribonucleoprotein, putative (encoded by transcript PVX_122180A); this translates as MNHSSATNQPGDNEPNNDNPDESTYNQNDVSSAVDELHERNSTTNDNVPNGNFGEHPPNYDGGPNDDTDKLNSPDGHAEGSNEPNIEANANGENVSGDAGEARNQGDSLNSAGIPAGGLMNQMNNAMYNPSMLYNMQNMQNMQNNAMMMPGGKNFNGKFPMNMNPPMNMFPNSNDMMTNPLRMPMFPGQPNPMMFNNPMHYMNSKAYMKHLKYNKVITADPSIPPNETLYVKNLNDRIKIDEMKKNLKDLFKQYGVIEDLVVMKSFWRKGQAWVVYDNVESSTKALNALQGFVLFGKIMQINYSHNKSDVHSKRDGTFVERSKEPKKPKQILERERKQKEIFEMMQRNFIEMQMNNFRIMQNNELEKRKKIDLSQIDKQALIAKAQAKAYEEKNKKKGEDFTNHNNNMYQQPSPFYPMNPFAPMQSNIVVACKILFVENVVENVNTQAFNDLFKKFSGFIEARIIPQRNVAFVDYSDEAAATYAMKGRAEGCAGLGRARLPELS